In the genome of Aspergillus luchuensis IFO 4308 DNA, chromosome 2, nearly complete sequence, one region contains:
- a CDS encoding uncharacterized protein (COG:S;~EggNog:ENOG410PT1M): MYSSYPRGRHLLTDSESDFSESDYSMVETTPRRKVTTRRRSISRHRWSPEHIHSNTYLSPVIHDHHAPQRSASTGARRRPDRERERERNNQPVAVIVDVHNKYDAKADAKTDAKSDAKNDARNKSATKNRKQEHKMQQNYIDPYESEDETRLRDHRRARTRPSSISREASPLPPTRDYELMLDTRFLERNDARQDLELLRHQQEIARLERELARHRETSQHRQQQQLQPQQPPPPPPAPEHEHRSPPPHHHHHELRLLREEDLYEDEISERLRRLERYEKKQRMEEEQREAEHRYQLIKFEEAQRKAAEQEELSQKMRQRKLEEIQRKMEEEEEKERIRKELRDEEARRILAEQERARKEAAMKQAAIEEWKLNEERRMIAEREERKRRDAEFKERLRLEFGYDEEQLEKIIKKEKEPEKPKEPEKPKEEPEKPKEPEKEKEKEKEKEPEPQRTTWIKVHRKHLLPDTLIAYRLPWDWDELDGNYIIIKQWISEDFQEELFAHSRRLREGKLVAQHSSTLTELKVNDRKKDKMYLVRKKNPGSRAWIFT; the protein is encoded by the exons ATGTATTCCTCCTATCCTAGAGGACGGCACCTCCTCACCGATTCGGAGTCTGACTTCTCCGAATCGGATTACTCCATGGTAGAGACGACTCCACGCCGGAAAGTCACTACTCGTCGACGCTCCATCTCCCGCCACCGCTGGAGCCCCGAACACATCCATAGTAACACCTACCTCAGCCCCGTGATCCATGACCACCACGCGCCTCAACGCTCCGCCTCCACGGGCGCCCGTCGTCGTCCCGATCGTGAGCGCGAGCGCGAACGCAACAACCAGCCCGTCGCCGTCATCGTCGACGTCCACAACAAGTATGACGCCAAAGCCGACGCCAAGACAGATGCGAAGAGCGATGCCAAGAATGACGCTCGGAACAAGAGTGCCACCAAGAACCGGAAACAGGAACACAAGATGCAGCAGAACTACATCGATCCCTACGAGTCGGAGGATGAGACCAGGTTGCGGGATCATCGACGAGCTCGCACTCGCCCGAGTAGTATCTCCCGGGAGGCATCACCGCTCCCACCTACGAGGGATTATGAGCTGATGCTCGATACGCGGTTCCTCGAGAGGAATGATGCCCGTCAGGACCTAGAGCTCCTGCGTCATCAGCAGGAGATCGCCCGTCTAGAGCGGGAACTGGCTCGTCATCGTGAGACTTCCCAGCATcgtcaacagcagcagttgcagccgcagcagcctccCCCGCCTCCGCCGGCGCCCGAGCATGAGCATCgctcacctcctcctcaccatcatcaccatgagCTCCGGCTgctgagggaggaggatctgTACGAGGACGAGATCAGTGAGCGGCTGCGACGGCTGGAGCGGtacgagaagaagcagcgcatggaagaagagcagcgTGAGGCAGAGCATCGCTACCAACTCATCAAATTCGAAGAGGCACAGCGTAAGGCTGCTGAGCAGGAGGAGCTCAGCCAGAAGATGCGTCAACggaagctggaagagatcCAGCgcaagatggaagaggaggaggagaaggagcgcaTCAGGAAAGAGCTTCGTGATGAAGAGGCCAGGCGGATCCTGGCTGAGCAGGAGCGCGCCCGCAAAGAAGCCGCGATGAAGCAGGCCGCTATCGAGGAGTGGAAGCTCAACGAGGAGCGGAGAATGATCGCTGAacgggaagaaagaaagagacgtGACGCCGAGTTCAAGGAGAGACTACGACTCGAGTTCGGCTACGACGAagagcagctggagaagattatcaagaaggagaaggaacccGAGAAACCTAAGGAACCGGAAAAGCCCAAGGAGGAGCCTGAGAAGCCAAAGGAACccgaaaaggagaaggagaaggagaaggaaaaggaaccTGAGCCCCAACGGACTACTTGGATCAAG GTCCACCGCAAACATCTTCTCCCCGACACACTTATTGCCTACCGTCTACCCTGGGACTGGGACGAG CTCGACGGCaactacatcatcatcaaacagTGGATCTCCGAGGACTTTCAGGAGGAGCTGTTCGCTCACTCGCGGCGTCTGCGTGAGGGCAAGCTTGTTGCTCAGCACTCGAGCACCCTGACCGAGCTGAAGGTGAACGACCGAAAGAAGGACAAAATGTACCTGGTCCGCAAAAAGAACCCCGGCTCACGTGCCTGGATCTTCACTTGA
- a CDS encoding ceramidase (COG:I;~EggNog:ENOG410PJEF;~InterPro:IPR008901;~PFAM:PF05875;~TransMembrane:7 (o43-61i73-91o103-120i127-146o152-170i218-238o265-285i);~go_component: GO:0016021 - integral component of membrane [Evidence IEA];~go_function: GO:0016811 - hydrolase activity, acting on carbon-nitrogen (but not peptide) bonds, in linear amides [Evidence IEA];~go_process: GO:0006672 - ceramide metabolic process [Evidence IEA]), translated as MPLSSFLPHIPYPPSREGYWSPVTSTLNWCEEDYYATIYSAEIVNTLTNLLFMALGIKGFLSCRRNGHDSIFQVAYLGYLLVGTGSFLFHSTLKYPMQLVDELSMIYTTCLMCYASFSYSRPNGFRVILGIFLASLAIFITLYYHYLQDPLFHQNAYGILTAIVLIRSMYTMEVTLRPRWRHSTEEDRLAREKQGLPVPTKEHQHYENVRDIKTLKTMWFMVIYGLSVFLGGFAIWGLDNAFCSKIRGWRRQVGLPWGILLEGHGWWHLMTGLGAYMYLVWGIWLRHCLNNRQEEYHLWWPRFWNIPEVLRTSAPGKGANGVAKKSN; from the exons ATGCCTCTCTCATCCTTCCTACCTCATATTCCATATCCACCCTCCAGGGAAGGATATTGGAGCCCCGTCACATCTACGCTGAATTGGTGCGAGGAG GATTACTATGCCACCATCTACTCCGCAGAGATCGTCAACACGCTGACAAACCTGCTGTTTATGGCCCTTGGAATCAAGGGTTTCCTAAGTTGTCGTCGCAATGGACATGATTCTATCTTCCAGGTCGCTTACCTTGGCTATCTGCTGGTCGGAACTGGaagcttcctcttccattcaACGTTGAAAT ATCCCATGCAGCTGGTCGATGAATTGTCCATGATATACACCACGTGTCTGATGTGCTACGCATCCTTCTCATACTCCAGACCGAATGGCTTTCGCGTCATCCTGGGCATCTTCCTTGCCAGCTTGGCGATCTTCATCACCctctactaccactacctcCAGGACCCCCTGTTCCACCAGAACGCATATGGCATCTTGACAgccatcgtcctcatccgCAGCATGTACACCATGGAGGTGACGCTTCGTCCTCGCTGGCGTCATTCGACGGAAGAGGACAGGCTTGCGCGTGAGAAGCAGGGCCTGCCTGTTCCGACCAAGGAACACCAACATTACGAAAATGTACGGGACATTAAGACTCTCAAGACCATGTGGTTCATGGTCATCTACGGTTTGAGCGTGTTCCTGGGCGGGTTTGCCATCTGGGGCTTGGACAATGCCTTCTGTTCGAAGATCCGCGGATGGCGCCGGCAAGTGGGTCTTCCCTGGGGTATTCTACTGGAAGGCCATGGTTGGTG GCATCTGATGACTGGCCTTGGGGCCTATATGTACCTCGTTTGGGGCATCTGGCTCCGACACTGCTTGAACAACCGGCAAGAGGAGTACCATCTCTGGTGGCCTCGCTTTTGGAACATCCCCGAGGTTCTCCGCACCAGCGCCCCAGGCAAGGGCGCGAACGGGGTGGCCAAGAAATCAAATTAA
- a CDS encoding putative toxin biosynthesis protein (COG:S;~EggNog:ENOG410PJ7E;~InterPro:IPR000073,IPR029058;~MEROPS:MER0209971;~PFAM:PF12697,PF12146) — MSLPSNSSGPFRVVEHIVECQHIREYPAATANGQEDVLNLVVKQYIPLDNPNPQPGDVTILAAHANGFPKELYEPLWEELYARSKANGFRIRSIWMADVAHQGESSVVNEHLLGNDPSWFDHPRDLLHLINVKRKEMPRPIVGIGHSMGGAHLAQLCLMHPRLIHSLVLLDPVIQRESTQLDGLEMAMRQRQRIAKTTQLSTYRRDTWPSRKAAAEAFKRNPFYLAWDSRVLDRWIEHGLRELPTAIHPLDESQQREGSDDRPVTLRTTLHQEVFTFSRPNYDGPPGKKVPVNKVTHPDLNPEHLGSWPFYRPEPSRVFSMLPHLRPSVCYIFGGKSDMCLPEMMADKMAATGTGLGGSGGAPAGRVRDVYLAEFGHLLAQEAPKECADAASKWLGAELERWRTEEREFQEQWSRKSKVEKVTIDSRWKEHVPRPERPKKNPAQSKL; from the exons atgtcGTTACCTTCAAATTCCTCTGGCCCCTTTCGGGTCGTTGAGCATATCGTCGAATGCCAGCATATCAGAGAGTATCCCGCGGCGACGGCAAATGGCCAAGAAGATGTATTAAATCTGGTTGTGAAGCAATATATCCCGCTCGATAACCCCAACCCACAGCCAGGGGATGTAACGATTCTTGCTGCGCATGCCAATGGGTTTCCTAAG GAGCTCTATGAACCTCTATGGGAGGAGCTATACGCTCGATCAAAAGCAAATGGCTTCCGAATCAGAAGTATATGGATGGCGGATGTCGCGCACCAGGGCGAGAGCAGCGTAGTAAATGAACACCTCTTGGGCAACGACC CCAGCTGGTTCGACCATCCCAgagacctcctccaccttatCAACGTCAAGCGCAAGGAAATGCCTCGCCCCATCGTCGGTATAGGACATAGCATGGGCGGTGCACACCT CGCACAGCTATGCCTTATGCACCCACGTCTCATCCACAGTCTAGTCCTCCTGGACCCCGTAATACAACGTGAATCCACCCAGCTCGACGGGCTCGAGATGGCCATGCGACAAAGACAACGGATCGCCAAAACGACCCAATTATCCACCTACCGACGAGACACATGGCCATCCCGGAAAGCCGCCGCGGAGGCCTTCAAGCGAAACCCATTCTACCTAGCTTGGGATTCCCGCGTCCTCGACCGCTGGATCGAGCACGGTCTCCGCGAGCTCCCCACGGCCATTCACCCACTAGACGAATCCCAGCAAAGGGAGGGAAGCGATGACCGCCCTGTCACGCTCAGAACAACCCTCCACCAAGAAGTTTTCACCTTCTCGCGACCCAACTACGATGGGCCCCCAGGAAAGAAGGTCCCCGTGAACAAAGTGACCCATCCAGATCTGAATCCCGAACATCTGGGCTCATGGCCATTTTACCGACCAGAACCGTCGCGAGTGTTCTCCATGCTCCCGCATCTTCGTCCCAGTGTCTGCTATATCTTTGGAGGTAAATCAGATATGTGTTTGCCTGAGATGATGGCGGATAAGATGGCTGCTACCGGAACGGGGCTGGGTGGCAGTGGCGGGGCTCCTGCTGGTAGGGTGCGGGATGTTTATCTTGCCGAATTTGGCCATCTGCTTGCTCAGGAGGCTCCTAAAGAGTGTGCCGATGCGGCGAGTAAATGGTTGGGTGCTGAGTTGGAGCGTTGGAGAACCGAGGAGCGAGAATTCCAGGAACAGTGGAGTCGGAAGTCAAAGGTCGAGAAGGTCACGATCGATTCTCGGTGGAAGGAGCATGTTCCGCGTCCTGAACggccgaagaagaatccTGCCCAGTCAAAGCTCTGA
- a CDS encoding uncharacterized protein (COG:L;~EggNog:ENOG410Q18P;~InterPro:IPR001357,IPR036420;~PFAM:PF00533,PF16770,PF12738) produces the protein MAEQGRELQLFSQCKVCIICSKDLSADTAHQLASTFEEHGGETVIYEPPATFPPLSDFTHLISCTIDFPAFDAAGDALIPVVKPHWVHACLAKRKLANPRQYSPDPRLFLNDVVITCGDIPGGDKEAIIGGVLAKGGIYSPKVSQQVTHLVDLTAESDKARLIAAKKLNIKIVLPHWFDDCLKLGRRIDERPYTLPDPEILRAAPDAPIRSSENRDIIGASTTNPANLPSSVNSPDAQPALTVFQDKNVMLSTDLGIGPRLLGSIEDIIKSGGGSITTDVSKADILICRYREGFAYRMASRLNKDVGNLSWLYHLMTYNTWTSPLRRLLHYPVSRSGIPGFKGFKISLSNYVGEARAYLENLITATGAECTKTLKQENTHLVTAHGNSEKCAAAKEWGLQVVNHLWLEESYAKWKLQPVSDPRYTHFPKRTNLGEVVGQTRLDRTVLESIFFQSESIAREQESPRRAMQTKEQNTVAAKSSDNMQPPSAKVTESESEVPQQPQIATPRAAGKSRKTATSDNHKLQTPARARLTSEGKENDTPSTTSSRKSKEAATARLHEIAPDIALYEKEKKRVGGVIYGGRRKNDEDRVTLNNGKKRRSMEAEDKSDEEDSTEAKRQKKGKPSVAMHLLITGYQKWVGNPKKEDSDKRQLREFGILVVQDARRCSHLAAPSILRTPKFVNALAYGPAIVSIDFITQCLEQDELLEPADFPLKDDASEKKYGFSLEEAKMNAKKNKNKLLQGYQIHCVETIRGGFDAFKSIVDANGGECSLFRGRVSYRSQREESDESSGDDDRSRKEVYLLSSTSADHTKLWPRFRQMVLNRGKTPRIVRVDWLLDIAMSQTLRAADAYELDEEMADKMEQ, from the exons ATGGCTGAGCAGGGAAGAGAGCTTCAACTCTTCAGCCAGTGCAAAGTCTGTATCATATGCTCCAAGGATCTCAGTGCTGATACAGCACATCAG CTCGCATCTACATTCGAAGAACATGGCGGTGAAACTGTGATCTATGAACCGCCAGccaccttccctcccctctccgaTTTCACCCACCTCATCTCCTGCACGATTGACTTTCCTGCATTCGACGCGGCCGGCGATGCCCTGATACCAGTCGTCAAACCACATTGGGTGCATGCATGTTTAGCGAAGAGAAAGCTAGCAAATCCGCGCCAATATAGCCCCGACCCGCGGCTCTTCTTGAACGATGTAGTGATCACATGCGGTGATATACCAGGAGGCGATAAGGAAGCTATCATCGGTGGTGTTCTGGCGAAAGGTGGAATCTACAGCCCGAAGGTCTCTCAGCAGGTTACGCATTTGGTTGATTTGACCGCAGAGTCCGATAAGGCTCGATTAATCGCCGCTAAGAAGTTGAATATCAAGATAGTGCTTCCGCACTG GTTCGACGACTGCCTAAAGCTTGGCCGAAGAATCGACGAGCGTCCATATACCCTTCCCGACCCCGAAATTCTCCGCGCAGCGCCAGATGCACCCATACGTTCCTCAGAAAACCGTGACATCATCGGCGCATCCACGACGAACCCAGCCAACCTTCCCTCGTCTGTCAATTCGCCTGACGCGCAGCCAGCGCTTACTGTATTCCAAGATAAGAATGTCATGCTATCAACAGACCTCGGTATCGGCCCTCGTCTTCTCGGGTCTATCGAGGATATCATTAAGAGTGGTGGCGGCTCCATCACGACAGATGTCTCAAAGGCGGATATCTTGATATGTCGCTATAGAGAGGGGTTCGCATACCGCATGGCATCGAGGCTGAACAAGGACGTCGGAAACCTATCGTGGCTCTACCACCTGATGACCTACAACACCTGGACATCCCCTCTACGGCGATTACTACACTATCCTGTATCGCGGTCCGGAATCCCAGGCTTCAAGGGATTCAAGATCAGTTTGTCCAACTATGTTGGCGAAGCCAGAGCATACCTGGAGAACCTGATCACCGCGACAGGCGCAGAATGCACCAAGACGCTAAAGCAGGAGAATACGCATCTTGTGACTGCTCATGGCAACAGCGAGAAATGCGCTGCCGCAAAGGAGTGGGGATTGCAGGTCGTCAACCACTTATGGTTGGAGGAGAGCTACGCAAAGTGGAAGCTGCAACCCGTTTCTGATCCGCGCTACACCCATTTCCCTAAGAGGACGAATTTAGGCGAAGTTGTTGGCCAGACCAGACTTGACAGAACGGTCCTCGAAAGTATATTCTTCCAGAGTGAAAGCATAGCCAGAGAGCAGGAGAGCCCTCGACGGGCGATGCAGACTAAGGAACAGAACACCGTCGCTGCAAAGTCATCAGATAACATGCAACCACCGTCGGCGAAAGTGACAGAATCCGAGAGCGAGGTACCGCAGCAGCCGCAAATTGCAACACCGCGAGCGGCTGGAAAGTCGCGCAAGACAGCTACAAGTGATAATCATAAGCTACAAACGCCGGCGCGTGCCCGGCTTACGTCTGAAGGCAAGGAAAATGATACGCCATCCACGACAAGTAGCCGGAAGTCAAAGGAGGCCGCTACCGCTCGACTGCATGAAATCGCACCGGACATTGCATTGTacgagaaagagaagaagcgtgtTGGTGGCGTGATCTATGGTGGTCGACGGAAGAATGACGAGGATCGGGTCACGCTCAACAATGGCAAGAAGCGGCGTTCTATGGAAGCGGAGGACAAgagcgatgaagaggacagCACGGAAGcaaagagacagaagaagggcaagccGTCTGTCGCGATGCATCTTTTAATTACAGGGTATCAAAAATGGGTTGGGAAtccgaagaaggaagactcGGATAAG CGCCAGCTCCGTGAGTTTGGCATCTTGGTTGTCCAAGACGCCCGGAGATGCTCCCATCTTGCTGCCCCCTCTATCCTGCGGACCCCCAAGTTCGTCAACGCGCTTGCATACGGCCCGGCTATTGTGAGCATCGATTTCATCACGCAATGCCTCGAACAAGACGAACTTCTGGAACCCGCTGATTTCCCACTAAAAGATGATGCTtcggaaaagaaatatggtTTCTCTCTGGAGGAAGCGAAGATGAacgccaagaagaacaaaaacAAGCTTTTGCAAGGGTATCAAATACACTGCGTCGAAACTATCCGTGGTGGTTTTGATGCGTTTAAGTCCATTGTCGATGCTAATGGAGGAGAATGCTCTCTCTTCCGTGGTCGCGTTTCGTACCGATCACAGCGCGAGGAGAGTGACGAGAGCTCTGGAGACGACGATCGCAGCCGCAAGGAGGTATATCTGCTGAGTAGCACTTCTGCAGACCACACCAAGCTGTGGCCGCGATTCCGCCAGATGGTCCTAAACAGAGGCAAAACACCACGGATAGTCCGGGTAGATTGGCTTCTTGACATTGCCATGTCGCAAACGCTGCGCGCCGCAGATGCATATGAGCTGGACGAGGAGATGGCAGATAAGATGGAGCAGTAG
- the trm8 gene encoding tRNA (guanine46-N7)-methyltransferase (COG:J;~EggNog:ENOG410PFK1;~InterPro:IPR003358,IPR025763,IPR029063;~go_function: GO:0008176 - tRNA (guanine-N7-)-methyltransferase activity [Evidence IEA];~go_process: GO:0006400 - tRNA modification [Evidence IEA]): protein MDWASHFPAFVNPDATQTNLIGTRKLLKDVEVVDIGCGFGGLLVGLAGLLPETLMVGMEIRIAVLEYLNTRIQALRVQQQHQQQKTQQQQQQQQQSQSQPTSSTSTPAPTAEAADADTPTDAPVHPDPNASTALVPGGYQNISAIRSNTMKFFPNFFNKHQLSKIFICFPDPHFKARKHKARIISETLNAEYAYALRPGGLLYTITDVEEYHHWILRHFRDESAVEEAENEGPTVKELFERVSEEELEKDECVKVMKEATEEGKKVTRNKGNKYVAVFRRKEDPEWA from the exons ATGGACTGGGCATCGCATTTCCCTGCTTTCGTGAACCCCGACGCCACTCAGACGAACCTGATCGGAACGAGAAAGTTGCTTAAGGATGTCGAGGTCGTAGACATCGGatgtggatttggtgggttGCTTGTCGGTCTGGCGGGGTTGTTGCCGGAGACATTGATGGTCG GTATGGAAATCCGCATTGCCGTCCTCGAATACCTAAACACCCGTATCCAAGCTCTCCGCGtgcaacaacagcaccagcaacaaaagacacaacaacagcaacaacaacaacaacaatcacagTCTCAACCTACCTCTTCGACTTCCACCCCTGCCCCTACCGCCGAAGCTGCCGACGCTGATACTCCCACCGATGCCCCGGTGCATCCCGACCCGAACGCCAGCACGGCTCTCGTCCCCGGAGGATACCAGAACATCTCGGCGATCCGGAGCAACACGATGAAGTTCTTCCcgaacttcttcaacaagcaCCAGCTGtcgaagatcttcatctgTTTCCCGGACCCGCACTTCAAGGCGAGGAAGCACAAGGCGCGCATCATCTCGGAGACTTTGAATGCGGAGTATGCGTATGCGCTGCGCCCTGGTGGTCTGTTGTACACTATTACGGATGTGGAGGAGTATCATCATTGGATTTTGAGACATTTCCGGGATGAGAGTGCGgttgaggaggcggagaatgAGGGCCCCACTGTTAAGGAGTTGTTTGAGAGGGTGTctgaggaggagttggagaaggatgagtgTGTGAAGGTTATGAAGGAGGcgacggaggagggaaagaaggttACGAGGAATAAGGGTAATAAGTATGTTGCTGTGTttaggaggaaggaggatcCGGAGTGGGCTTGA
- a CDS encoding ESCRT-II subunit protein VPS25 (COG:U;~EggNog:ENOG410PPAC;~InterPro:IPR014041,IPR008570,IPR036390,IPR036388;~PFAM:PF05871;~go_component: GO:0000814 - ESCRT II complex [Evidence IEA];~go_process: GO:0071985 - multivesicular body sorting pathway [Evidence IEA]): MTSTAATTTTTTTTPPFQFPLTYSFPAFFTPQPNSTTRTSQLQKWSSLIQSWCRHHRVYRLSLIEAIESPLFHNATLRKRISMSDARDILDWMAKSEEEGGGGRRAEWIDGGSKSVAWIWWKRPEEWAGLIADWVENTGQKNVVLTVYELLEGEATMSQEWHGMDPDAMHKSLNVLVKRGKAQVFGSEGQEGVKFF; encoded by the exons atGACAAGCACAGCagctactacaacaacaacaaccaccaccccaccctTCCAATTCCCCCTCACGTACTCCTTCCCAGCCTTCTtcaccccccaacccaacaGCACGACACGCACCTCGCAACTCCAGAAATGGTCCTCCCTGATCCAATCCTGGTGTCGGCACCACCGCGTCTACCGCCTATCGTTAATCGAAGCCATCGAGTCCCCGTTATTCCATAATGCGACGCTCCGGAAGCGCATATCCATGAGCGATGCGCGGGATATTCTAGACTGGATGGCGAagagtgaagaggaaggaggcggaggtaGGAGAGCGGAGTGGATTGATGGTGGGAGTAAGAGTGTGGCGTGGATTTGGTGGAAGAGGCCGGAGGAGTGGGCTGGGTTGATTGCGGATTGG GTGGAAAACACAGGCCAGAAGAATGTGGTGCTTACGGTTTATGAGTTGTTGGAAGGGGAGGCTACGATGTCGCAGG AATGGCATGGGATGGATCCAGATGCGATGCACAAGTCCCTCAACGTTCTCGTGAAACGGGGCAAGGCGCAAGTCTTCGGTAGCGAGGGCCAGGAGGGTGTCAAGTTCTTTTAA
- a CDS encoding putative mitochondrial carrier protein (COG:C;~EggNog:ENOG410PJED;~InterPro:IPR018108,IPR030847,IPR023395;~PFAM:PF00153;~go_component: GO:0005743 - mitochondrial inner membrane [Evidence IEA];~go_function: GO:0015187 - glycine transmembrane transporter activity [Evidence IEA];~go_process: GO:1904983 - glycine import into mitochondrion [Evidence IEA]) codes for MSNNAVYAVPQVKTTSTSSKTTFHFTAGLFSGLTSSILLQPADLLKTRVQQSQNASLLPTLKAILSSPNPIRNLWRGTLPSALRTGFGSALYFTSLNALRTGLAQSNGIAPVTNSSSALPKLSNTANLATGAAARVAAGFVMMPVTVLKVRYESDYYAYRSLFSAGRDIVRTEGFRGLFSGFGATAARDAPYAGLYVLFYEQLKRRLAGLSGSSSDQQPLKSSSINFVSGGLAAGLATTITNPFDAVKTRLQLMPGRYGNMMRAVRLMVQEDGVRSLFGGLGLRITRKALSSALAWTVYEELILRAEVQWGSKGE; via the exons ATGTCGAACAATGCGGTCTATGCTGTACCGCAGGTGAAAACCACCTCAACCT CCTCTAAGACGACCTTCCACTTCACCGCAGGGCTCTTCTCGGGCcttacctcctccatccttctccaacccgcTGATCTCCTCAAAACCCGTGTACAACAATCTCAAAACgcctccctccttccaacCCTCAAggccatcctctcctctccgaaTCCAATCCGCAATCTATGGCGTGGTACACTCCCTTCCGCCCTTCGCACGGGTTTCGGCTCAGCACTGTATTTTACGAGCCTCAACGCCCTTCGCACGGGTCTCGCTCAATCGAATGGCATTGCTCCCGTCACCAATAGCTCCTCCGCACTGCCCAAACTGTCCAACACCGCCAATTTAGCTACCGGGGCTGCCGCCCGGGTTGCTGCTGGCTTCGTCATGATGCCAGTGACCGTGCTAAAAGTTCGTTACGAATCAGACTACTACGCCTATCGGAGTCTCTTCAGCGCGGGGCGAGATATAGTCCGGACAGAGGGATTCCGGGGCCTGTTTTCCGGATTTGGAGCTACAGCGGCGCGTGATGCGCCGTATGCAGGACTATACGTTTTGTTTTACGAGCAGTTGAAACGGCGACTGGCGGGCTTATCAGGTTCTTCGTCTGATCAGCAGCCACTGAAGTCGTCATCAATCAATTTCGTCTCTGGGGGATTGGCGGCCGGGCTGGCCACTACCATTACAAACCCATTCGATGCGGTCAAGACCCGGTTGCAGCTGATGCCGGGGCGGTATGGGAACATGATGCGGGCGGTGAGGTTGATGGTGCAAGAGGATGGAGTAAGAAGTCTATTTGGCGGGTTGGGGCTGCGGATTACGAGGAAAGCGCTTAGTTCTGCGCTTGCGTGGACGGTCTACGAGGAGTTGATTCTGAGGGCCGAAGTCCAGTGGGGATCAAAGGGAGAATAG
- a CDS encoding uncharacterized protein (COG:S;~EggNog:ENOG410Q1B6;~InterPro:IPR039020;~TransMembrane:7 (o13-36i48-68o74-95i115-135o141-161i173-193o205-227i)) yields MEAFDLSAAPPEFAVWAPTVYALNAYTNIIWLYVYYGMIYRSYKDKSFAMPLICQCLNIAWEITFGFLFSLDHWLISLTFQVATISNFGVIFAAIKYGSREWDRSPMIQRNLPWLYGGGILLAIAGHTCLASELGMVKACFANAIVCQVILSVGYVSQLLVRGATRGFSLQLWFFRFTGSLTLIPEFYLRIKYWPEAFGWLGEPFMLWCCYLYLGFDLAYPVLFWYIQRREKEEAMAKAIKDR; encoded by the exons ATGGAAGCCTTTGATCTCTCCGCTGCTCCCCCGGAATTCGCGGTCTGGGCACCAACAGTTTATGCCCTTAATGCTTACACCAACATAATCTGGCTCTATGTGTACTATGGCATGATATACCGATCTTACAAAGACAAGTCCTTTGCCATGCCACTCATTTGCCAGTGTCTCAACATCGCATGGGAGATCACCTTCGGTTTTCTATTCTCTCTAGACCACTGGCTAATCAGTCTTACCTTCCAAGTCGCCACGATAAGCAACTTTGGCGTCATCTTCGCGGCGATCAAGTATGGGTCCAGAGAATGGGACCGATCCCCAATGATACAACGCAACTTGCCTTGGTTATATGGCGGTGGGATATTACTGGCAATTGCAGGACACACTTGTCTTGCGTCAGAGCTCGGCATGGTGAAGGCTTGCTTCGCGAACGCAATTGTATGTCAGGTTATCCTGAGCGTTGGATATGTCAGTCAGCTTTTGGTTCGGGGAGCCACGCGTGGATTTTCCCTTCAATTATG GTTCTTCCGGTTCACGGGCTCGTTGACTCTAATCCCGGAGTTTTACCTTCGTATTAAGTATTGGCCTGAGGCTTTTGGATGGCTGGGCGAGCCTTTTATGCTCTGGTGCTGTTATCTCTATCTCGGCTTTGATTTGGCATACCCAGTGCTCTTTTGGTATATACAACgacgggagaaggaggaggcgatGGCCAAGGCTATTAAGGACAGGTAG